The genomic interval ATTATCAGTATCTTGTGGTCAGTCAGTTTGTCCATAAGGAACACAAAAGGATTCAGGTTTCTGGACATTGGCCTGTGTATTTTGTATTAGAACAAAGTTAAATGAATGTTTGTGTGAAACTGAATGGGACGGAGTTTAAAGCTAACAAGCATTTGACAAACTATCTGTAAGTATTATTTTGTGAACACATGCAACAGTTTGCTAACAACATGTGTTCTCAAAATACTCAGCGTTCAAAATTGGCACTAGAAATGTTCACTTCAAGAACGtttagaaatacaatttttttaatttttttttgaaatatgaattcttttgaatataagaaaaaatgaaaaacaagcatttacATATGGGGGAGTTAAAAAATTCCAATTAatttcaaaaaagcaaagatatttATTAACTTACAGAGACTTTAAAGAAACCACTCCATGGAAAAGCATCCTGTTCACAAATAAAGtgaagatgtattttaattttcctttttttgtctcctgttcttttctttgcagatcaATAACACGATCTTACTATCGCAATTCTGTTGGCGGCTTGCTGGTCTTTGACATCACAAATCGACGATCTTTTGAACATGTGAAAGACTGGctggaagaagcaaaaatgcACGTACAGCCCTTTCAGATTGTATTTCTGTTAGTAGGACATAAATGTGACTTAGTGTCACAGCGTGAGGTGAcaagagaagaagcagaaaaactgtcGTCTGACTGTGGTATGAAATACATAGAAACCTCAGCAAAAGATGCCACGAATGTCGAAGAGTCTTTTACAATCCTTACACGAGACATCTATGAACTTGTAAAAAAAGGAGAGATCACAATACAAGATGGATGGGAAGGTGTTAAGAGTGGCTTTGTTCCAAATGTTGTACATTCATCAGAGGAAGCTGTAAAGCCCAGAAGACAGTGCGTCTGCTGAGTTTGTAGCATGCCAAAGAACACATCAAGTGTTCGGAAGATGATGCCATCCTAAAACCAGAATAATAATTCTGAAACAATGTTAGATCATGACATAGctcaatcacagaatggtaaCTTGCTTTTGTATCCTTCTGCCTATTTCATAACTCCATAACattttaaggttttgttttgctttgtttcttttagagaGTACAATAACTTGTGTGgtcttcaggaaaagaaatattgctaAAGGAAACATTAATCCTACAGCAAGACGCATTGAAAGTGCAATAGTCATTAAGACAACATCCTCTCTTGGGCTCTGTATTTTGAATACAGTTTAAAATCAGGCCTTGTTAGCTGAGGATGAGACAAGCTTTATACTTGCATTCATTCTGCCTTAGTTTTGGACAGGAAAATATCATACCTTATACTTTTTTAGTGTAATTCTTTACTCAAGTGCAGCACTGCTTATCAACATTAAAGTTTAGTGCATTGTAGAATTTCATAAGAACAGTAACTTAATAAAGCAAGCTGAAAGAATGTTCCAATAGCAAACACTTTTGATATGACTGAATACAAGCcttactaaagaaaaagaatgttttagaAAAGGTGATCTATTTGTATATTGAAAAGGGGAATAGAAGCAATGAAATTTAACAATGAAATTTATTattgaatattttctgaacttccaatgaaacaaaatgttccaTTGTTCACATACGATCCGGCTGCTTTTTGAGTCCTGTACAAAACAGGTTACCCAGCTACCTGAGTTCCATTTTGGAAGCCAAATCCTCAGCTGGATTGTGATCACAGCCACACCGATACCTAAAGAATTATATTAATTTACACAAGTAAGTTCCAt from Coturnix japonica isolate 7356 chromosome 1 unlocalized genomic scaffold, Coturnix japonica 2.1 chr1random1052, whole genome shotgun sequence carries:
- the LOC107306752 gene encoding ras-related protein Rab-39A-like, whose product is MNLCLSPAPHPDLKNLQDYEVYSSPKKMMNNGVKTFCLLLESDLAAFTEEHNDVSGFSACERTQRGPVWFCLRSITRSYYRNSVGGLLVFDITNRRSFEHVKDWLEEAKMHVQPFQIVFLLVGHKCDLVSQREVTREEAEKLSSDCGMKYIETSAKDATNVEESFTILTRDIYELVKKGEITIQDGWEGVKSGFVPNVVHSSEEAVKPRRQCVC